The Canis lupus dingo isolate Sandy chromosome 8, ASM325472v2, whole genome shotgun sequence genome has a segment encoding these proteins:
- the FSCB gene encoding fibrous sheath CABYR-binding protein isoform X32 translates to MEESDEPDQPISAGRQEIRKRRRLSQSMVDKSQQTEVTEKKKHLPISQSSGPKSTVSIGNIPGSKVNYESLRVSSQLQQTWTKRKHVQDMTDKSLQTEAIVEEKKEEIRSVGETVVPEEKPAAVGAAVPEFPETVQEVEIPPSRHSIQLKIDRSQQTSCTGDWSMMNIPQKEKVDKEQQTYFSETEIVVIGQPDSSFSKSNEVVQKSESSGKLFISEYPELLPSTSRDEEIRRISISKFLFSQQSKKGSLELSEDEQYVLGDVSPTAEEIFAEVQSLPDETTAENFPTEPQPPPIEEAPTEEGLATIEPTLSEEALSEGPPVEVQSPKVEEAPVEVQIFPAEEISTEEAPAKVESIPAKEAFLEEVYPEVQLTTAEEPPMRETEEFQPLLAETSPEVQPPPAEKAPAEEASDEVQPPLAETSPEVQLPPSEKAPADETSDEVQPPPAETSSEVQPPPAEKAPAEEASDKVQPPPAEKAPADETSDEVQSPPAEKAPAEEAPDEFQPPPAEKAPAEEAPDEVQPPPSEKAPADETSDEVQPPPAEKAPAEEAPDEVQPPPAETSPEIQPPPSEKAPADEPSDEIQHAPAETSPEVEPPSAEEVPAEEAPIDVQSPPAETSPEVHSPLLEEAPVEEAAVEICSTPPEEAPKEDTSARVWSEPAGVALVEPQHPSAEETTLEMVPVDKQFPAAEEDFFTQISVEDVLAEVQPPPSEHTAADEPLVDHMSTEYQHLQTADVPVVKLESLVLEDQQKPEEPLELDPVPEDLSNIKKEQAPAFEIEGVFHIEIK, encoded by the exons atggaagagagTGATGAACCTGATCAGCCCATCTCAGCAGGGAGGCAAGAAATTCGAAAAAGAAGACGACTCAGCCAATCAATGGTAGACAAATCCCAGCAGACTGAagtaacagagaaaaagaaacacttgcCTATATCACAATCATCTGGTCCTAAATCTACCGTTAGTATTGGTAATATTCCTGGAAGCAAAGTCAATTATGAGTCTCTCAGAGTATCTTCTCAACTTCAGCAAACTTGGACAAAGAGAAAGCATGTACAGGATATGACTGATAAATCTCTGCAAACAGAGGCTattgtagaagagaaaaaagaagaaatcagatcAGTCGGTGAAACAGTGGTACCTGAAGAAAAGCCAGCTGCTGTTGGAGCAGCAGTCCCTGAATTTCCAGAGACTGTTCAGGAAGTAGAAATTCCACCAAGCAGACATTCAATTCAACTAAAAATAGACAGATCTCAGCAGACCAGTTGTACTGGAGACTGGTCAATGATGAACattcctcaaaaagaaaaagtggacAAGGAACAGCAGACATACTTTAGTGAAACAGAAATAGTAGTTATTGGCCAACCAGATAGCTCTTTCTCAAAGTCAAATGAAGTTGTGCAAAAAAGTGAATCCTCAGGGAAGCTTTTCATTAGTGAATATCCTGAATTGCTACCCTCAACAAgtagagatgaagaaattagGCGGATAAGTATTAGCAAATTTCTATTTagtcaacaaagcaaaaaaggtTCTTTGGAACTTTCAGAAGATGAGCAATATGTTCTAGGTGATGTGTCTCCTACAGCAGAAGAGATCTTTGCTGAAGTCCAATCTCTGCCAGATGAGACTACTGCTGAAAACTTCCCTACTGAACCTCAGCCTCCACCAATTGAAGAGGCTCCTACAGAAGAGGGCCTTGCTACAATAGAGCCCACCCTAAGTGAAGAGGCTCTTTCAGAAGGGCCTCCTGTTGAAGTTCAGTCTCCAAAAGTTGAAGAAGCTCCTGTTGAAGTACAGATTTTCCCAGCTGAAGAGATTTCTACAGAAGAGGCCCCTGCTAAAGTAGAGTCTATCCCTGCTAAAGAGGCTTTCTTAGAAGAGGTTTATCCTGAAGTTCAGCTTACAACAGCTGAAGAGCCTCCTATGCGAGAGACTGAAGAATTTCAGCCTCTACTGGCTGAGACCTCCCCTGAAGTTCAGCCTCCACCAGCTGAGAAGGCCCCTGCAGAAGAGGCCTCAGATGAAGTTCAGCCTCCACTGGCTGAGACCTCCCCTGAGGTTCAGCTTCCACCATCTGAGAAGGCCCCTGCAGATGAGACCTCTGATGAAGTTCAGCCCCCACCAGCTGAGACCTCTTCTGAAGTTCAGCCTCCACCAGCTGAGAAAGCCCCTGCAGAAGAGGCCTCAGATAAAGTTCAGCCTCCACCAGCTGAGAAGGCCCCTGCAGATGAGACCTCTGATGAAGTTCAGT CTCCACCAGCTGAGAAAGCCCCTGCAGAAGAGGCCCCAGATGAATTTCAGC CTCCACCAGCTGAGAAAGCCCCTGCAGAAGAGGCCCCAGATGAAGTTCAGCCTCCACCATCTGAGAAGGCCCCTGCAGATGAGACCTCTGATGAAGTTCAGCCTCCACCAGCTGAGAAAGCCCCTGCAGAAGAGGCACCAGATGAAGTTCAGCCTCCACCAGCTGAGACCTCCCCTGAAATTCAGCCTCCACCATCTGAGAAGGCCCCTGCAGATGAGCCCTCTGATGAAATTCAGCATGCACCAGCTGAGACCTCTCCTGAAGTTGAGCCTCCTTCAGCTGAGGAGGTCCCTGCAGAAGAGGCCCCAATTGACGTTCAGTCTCCACCAGCTGAGACCTCTCCTGAAGTTCATTCTCCACTACTTGAGGAGGCCCCTGTAGAAGAGGCCGCAGTTGAAATTTGTTCTACACCACCTGAGGAGGCTCCTAAAGAAGATACCTCAGCTAGAGTTTGGTCTGAACCCGCTGGGGTAGCTCTTGTTGAACCTCAGCATCCATCAGCTGAAGAAACGACTTTAGAAATGGTCCCTGTTGACAAACAGTTTCCAGCAGCTGAAGAGGACTTTTTTACACAAATTTCTGTAGAAGATGTCCTTGCTGAAGTTCAGCCTCCACCATCTGAACACACTGCTGCAGATGAGCCTTTGGTAGACCATATGTCTACTGAATATCAACATCTCCAGACAGCAGATGTCCCAGTGGTAAAATTAGAATCACTGGTTTTGGAAGATCAGCAAAAACCTGAAGAGCCTTTGGAACTAGATCCTGTCCCTGAAGATTTGTCTAATATCAAGAAAGAACAGGCTCCTGCCTTTGAAATAGAGGGTGTCTttcatatagaaataaaatag
- the FSCB gene encoding fibrous sheath CABYR-binding protein isoform X2, whose protein sequence is MEESDEPDQPISAGRQEIRKRRRLSQSMVDKSQQTEVTEKKKHLPISQSSGPKSTVSIGNIPGSKVNYESLRVSSQLQQTWTKRKHVQDMTDKSLQTEAIVEEKKEEIRSVGETVVPEEKPAAVGAAVPEFPETVQEVEIPPSRHSIQLKIDRSQQTSCTGDWSMMNIPQKEKVDKEQQTYFSETEIVVIGQPDSSFSKSNEVVQKSESSGKLFISEYPELLPSTSRDEEIRRISISKFLFSQQSKKGSLELSEDEQYVLGDVSPTAEEIFAEVQSLPDETTAENFPTEPQPPPIEEAPTEEGLATIEPTLSEEALSEGPPVEVQSPKVEEAPVEVQIFPAEEISTEEAPAKVESIPAKEAFLEEVYPEVQLTTAEEPPMRETEEFQPLLAETSPEVQPPPAEKAPAEEASDEVQPPLAETSPEVQLPPSEKAPADETSDEVQPPPAETSSEVQPPPAEKAPAEEASDKVQPPPAEKAPADETSDEVQSPPAETAPEVQPPPAEKAPAEEAPDEFQPPPAEKAPADETSDEVQSPPAETTPEVQPPPAEKAPAEEAPDEVQPPPAEKALADETSDEVQSPPAETTPEVQPPPAEKALAEEAPDEVQPPPAEKSPADEAPDEVQPLPAEKAPAEEAPDEVQPPPAEKAPADETSDEVQSPPAETAPEVQPPPAEKAPAEEAPDEVQPPPSEKAPADETSDEVQPPPAEKAPAEEAPDEVQPPPAETSPEIQPPPSEKAPADEPSDEIQHAPAETSPEVEPPSAEEVPAEEAPIDVQSPPAETSPEVHSPLLEEAPVEEAAVEICSTPPEEAPKEDTSARVWSEPAGVALVEPQHPSAEETTLEMVPVDKQFPAAEEDFFTQISVEDVLAEVQPPPSEHTAADEPLVDHMSTEYQHLQTADVPVVKLESLVLEDQQKPEEPLELDPVPEDLSNIKKEQAPAFEIEGVFHIEIK, encoded by the exons atggaagagagTGATGAACCTGATCAGCCCATCTCAGCAGGGAGGCAAGAAATTCGAAAAAGAAGACGACTCAGCCAATCAATGGTAGACAAATCCCAGCAGACTGAagtaacagagaaaaagaaacacttgcCTATATCACAATCATCTGGTCCTAAATCTACCGTTAGTATTGGTAATATTCCTGGAAGCAAAGTCAATTATGAGTCTCTCAGAGTATCTTCTCAACTTCAGCAAACTTGGACAAAGAGAAAGCATGTACAGGATATGACTGATAAATCTCTGCAAACAGAGGCTattgtagaagagaaaaaagaagaaatcagatcAGTCGGTGAAACAGTGGTACCTGAAGAAAAGCCAGCTGCTGTTGGAGCAGCAGTCCCTGAATTTCCAGAGACTGTTCAGGAAGTAGAAATTCCACCAAGCAGACATTCAATTCAACTAAAAATAGACAGATCTCAGCAGACCAGTTGTACTGGAGACTGGTCAATGATGAACattcctcaaaaagaaaaagtggacAAGGAACAGCAGACATACTTTAGTGAAACAGAAATAGTAGTTATTGGCCAACCAGATAGCTCTTTCTCAAAGTCAAATGAAGTTGTGCAAAAAAGTGAATCCTCAGGGAAGCTTTTCATTAGTGAATATCCTGAATTGCTACCCTCAACAAgtagagatgaagaaattagGCGGATAAGTATTAGCAAATTTCTATTTagtcaacaaagcaaaaaaggtTCTTTGGAACTTTCAGAAGATGAGCAATATGTTCTAGGTGATGTGTCTCCTACAGCAGAAGAGATCTTTGCTGAAGTCCAATCTCTGCCAGATGAGACTACTGCTGAAAACTTCCCTACTGAACCTCAGCCTCCACCAATTGAAGAGGCTCCTACAGAAGAGGGCCTTGCTACAATAGAGCCCACCCTAAGTGAAGAGGCTCTTTCAGAAGGGCCTCCTGTTGAAGTTCAGTCTCCAAAAGTTGAAGAAGCTCCTGTTGAAGTACAGATTTTCCCAGCTGAAGAGATTTCTACAGAAGAGGCCCCTGCTAAAGTAGAGTCTATCCCTGCTAAAGAGGCTTTCTTAGAAGAGGTTTATCCTGAAGTTCAGCTTACAACAGCTGAAGAGCCTCCTATGCGAGAGACTGAAGAATTTCAGCCTCTACTGGCTGAGACCTCCCCTGAAGTTCAGCCTCCACCAGCTGAGAAGGCCCCTGCAGAAGAGGCCTCAGATGAAGTTCAGCCTCCACTGGCTGAGACCTCCCCTGAGGTTCAGCTTCCACCATCTGAGAAGGCCCCTGCAGATGAGACCTCTGATGAAGTTCAGCCCCCACCAGCTGAGACCTCTTCTGAAGTTCAGCCTCCACCAGCTGAGAAAGCCCCTGCAGAAGAGGCCTCAGATAAAGTTCAGCCTCCACCAGCTGAGAAGGCCCCTGCAGATGAGACCTCTGATGAAGTTCAGTCTCCACCAGCTGAGACCGCTCCTGAAGTTCAGCCTCCACCAGCTGAGAAAGCCCCTGCAGAAGAGGCCCCAGATGAATTTCAGCCTCCACCAGCTGAAAAGGCCCCTGCAGATGAGACCTCTGATGAAGTTCAGTCCCCACCAGCTGAGACCACTCCTGAAGTTCAGCCTCCACCAGCTGAGAAAGCCCCTGCAGAAGAGGCCCCAGATGAAGTTCAGCCTCCACCAGCTGAAAAGGCCCTTGCAGATGAGAC CTCTGATGAAGTTCAGTCCCCACCAGCTGAGACCACTCCTGAAGTTCAGCCTCCACCAGCTGAGAAAGCCCTTGCAGAAGAGGCCCCAGATGAAGTTCAGCCGCCACCAGCTGAGAAGTCCCCTGCAGATGAGGCCCCAGATGAAGTTCAGCCTCTACCAGCTGAGAAAGCCCCTGCAGAAGAGGCCCCAGATGAAGTTCAGCCTCCACCAGCTGAGAAGGCCCCTGCAGATGAGACCTCTGATGAAGTTCAGTCTCCACCAGCTGAGACCGCTCCTGAAGTTCAGCCTCCACCAGCTGAGAAAGCCCCTGCAGAAGAGGCCCCAGATGAAGTTCAGCCTCCACCATCTGAGAAGGCCCCTGCAGATGAGACCTCTGATGAAGTTCAGCCTCCACCAGCTGAGAAAGCCCCTGCAGAAGAGGCACCAGATGAAGTTCAGCCTCCACCAGCTGAGACCTCCCCTGAAATTCAGCCTCCACCATCTGAGAAGGCCCCTGCAGATGAGCCCTCTGATGAAATTCAGCATGCACCAGCTGAGACCTCTCCTGAAGTTGAGCCTCCTTCAGCTGAGGAGGTCCCTGCAGAAGAGGCCCCAATTGACGTTCAGTCTCCACCAGCTGAGACCTCTCCTGAAGTTCATTCTCCACTACTTGAGGAGGCCCCTGTAGAAGAGGCCGCAGTTGAAATTTGTTCTACACCACCTGAGGAGGCTCCTAAAGAAGATACCTCAGCTAGAGTTTGGTCTGAACCCGCTGGGGTAGCTCTTGTTGAACCTCAGCATCCATCAGCTGAAGAAACGACTTTAGAAATGGTCCCTGTTGACAAACAGTTTCCAGCAGCTGAAGAGGACTTTTTTACACAAATTTCTGTAGAAGATGTCCTTGCTGAAGTTCAGCCTCCACCATCTGAACACACTGCTGCAGATGAGCCTTTGGTAGACCATATGTCTACTGAATATCAACATCTCCAGACAGCAGATGTCCCAGTGGTAAAATTAGAATCACTGGTTTTGGAAGATCAGCAAAAACCTGAAGAGCCTTTGGAACTAGATCCTGTCCCTGAAGATTTGTCTAATATCAAGAAAGAACAGGCTCCTGCCTTTGAAATAGAGGGTGTCTttcatatagaaataaaatag
- the FSCB gene encoding fibrous sheath CABYR-binding protein isoform X10 gives MEESDEPDQPISAGRQEIRKRRRLSQSMVDKSQQTEVTEKKKHLPISQSSGPKSTVSIGNIPGSKVNYESLRVSSQLQQTWTKRKHVQDMTDKSLQTEAIVEEKKEEIRSVGETVVPEEKPAAVGAAVPEFPETVQEVEIPPSRHSIQLKIDRSQQTSCTGDWSMMNIPQKEKVDKEQQTYFSETEIVVIGQPDSSFSKSNEVVQKSESSGKLFISEYPELLPSTSRDEEIRRISISKFLFSQQSKKGSLELSEDEQYVLGDVSPTAEEIFAEVQSLPDETTAENFPTEPQPPPIEEAPTEEGLATIEPTLSEEALSEGPPVEVQSPKVEEAPVEVQIFPAEEISTEEAPAKVESIPAKEAFLEEVYPEVQLTTAEEPPMRETEEFQPLLAETSPEVQPPPAEKAPAEEASDEVQPPLAETSPEVQLPPSEKAPADETSDEVQPPPAETSSEVQPPPAEKAPAEEASDKVQPPPAEKAPADETSDEVQSPPAEKAPAEEAPDEVQPPPAEKALADETSDEVQSPPAETAPEVQPPPAEKALAEEAPDEVQPPPAEKALAEEAPDEVQPPPAEKSPADEAPDEVQPLPAEKAPAEEAPDEVQPPPAEKAPADETSDEVQSPPAETAPEVQPPPAEKAPAEEAPDEVQPPPSEKAPADETSDEVQPPPAEKAPAEEAPDEVQPPPAETSPEIQPPPSEKAPADEPSDEIQHAPAETSPEVEPPSAEEVPAEEAPIDVQSPPAETSPEVHSPLLEEAPVEEAAVEICSTPPEEAPKEDTSARVWSEPAGVALVEPQHPSAEETTLEMVPVDKQFPAAEEDFFTQISVEDVLAEVQPPPSEHTAADEPLVDHMSTEYQHLQTADVPVVKLESLVLEDQQKPEEPLELDPVPEDLSNIKKEQAPAFEIEGVFHIEIK, from the exons atggaagagagTGATGAACCTGATCAGCCCATCTCAGCAGGGAGGCAAGAAATTCGAAAAAGAAGACGACTCAGCCAATCAATGGTAGACAAATCCCAGCAGACTGAagtaacagagaaaaagaaacacttgcCTATATCACAATCATCTGGTCCTAAATCTACCGTTAGTATTGGTAATATTCCTGGAAGCAAAGTCAATTATGAGTCTCTCAGAGTATCTTCTCAACTTCAGCAAACTTGGACAAAGAGAAAGCATGTACAGGATATGACTGATAAATCTCTGCAAACAGAGGCTattgtagaagagaaaaaagaagaaatcagatcAGTCGGTGAAACAGTGGTACCTGAAGAAAAGCCAGCTGCTGTTGGAGCAGCAGTCCCTGAATTTCCAGAGACTGTTCAGGAAGTAGAAATTCCACCAAGCAGACATTCAATTCAACTAAAAATAGACAGATCTCAGCAGACCAGTTGTACTGGAGACTGGTCAATGATGAACattcctcaaaaagaaaaagtggacAAGGAACAGCAGACATACTTTAGTGAAACAGAAATAGTAGTTATTGGCCAACCAGATAGCTCTTTCTCAAAGTCAAATGAAGTTGTGCAAAAAAGTGAATCCTCAGGGAAGCTTTTCATTAGTGAATATCCTGAATTGCTACCCTCAACAAgtagagatgaagaaattagGCGGATAAGTATTAGCAAATTTCTATTTagtcaacaaagcaaaaaaggtTCTTTGGAACTTTCAGAAGATGAGCAATATGTTCTAGGTGATGTGTCTCCTACAGCAGAAGAGATCTTTGCTGAAGTCCAATCTCTGCCAGATGAGACTACTGCTGAAAACTTCCCTACTGAACCTCAGCCTCCACCAATTGAAGAGGCTCCTACAGAAGAGGGCCTTGCTACAATAGAGCCCACCCTAAGTGAAGAGGCTCTTTCAGAAGGGCCTCCTGTTGAAGTTCAGTCTCCAAAAGTTGAAGAAGCTCCTGTTGAAGTACAGATTTTCCCAGCTGAAGAGATTTCTACAGAAGAGGCCCCTGCTAAAGTAGAGTCTATCCCTGCTAAAGAGGCTTTCTTAGAAGAGGTTTATCCTGAAGTTCAGCTTACAACAGCTGAAGAGCCTCCTATGCGAGAGACTGAAGAATTTCAGCCTCTACTGGCTGAGACCTCCCCTGAAGTTCAGCCTCCACCAGCTGAGAAGGCCCCTGCAGAAGAGGCCTCAGATGAAGTTCAGCCTCCACTGGCTGAGACCTCCCCTGAGGTTCAGCTTCCACCATCTGAGAAGGCCCCTGCAGATGAGACCTCTGATGAAGTTCAGCCCCCACCAGCTGAGACCTCTTCTGAAGTTCAGCCTCCACCAGCTGAGAAAGCCCCTGCAGAAGAGGCCTCAGATAAAGTTCAGCCTCCACCAGCTGAGAAGGCCCCTGCAGATGAGACCTCTGATGAAGTTCAGT CTCCACCAGCTGAGAAAGCCCCTGCAGAAGAGGCCCCAGATGAAGTTCAGCCTCCACCAGCTGAAAAGGCCCTTGCAGATGAGACCTCTGATGAAGTTCAGTCTCCACCAGCTGAGACCGCTCCTGAAGTTCAGCCTCCACCAGCTGAGAAAGCCCTTGCAGAAGAGGCCCCAGATGAAGTTCAGC CTCCACCAGCTGAGAAAGCCCTTGCAGAAGAGGCCCCAGATGAAGTTCAGCCGCCACCAGCTGAGAAGTCCCCTGCAGATGAGGCCCCAGATGAAGTTCAGCCTCTACCAGCTGAGAAAGCCCCTGCAGAAGAGGCCCCAGATGAAGTTCAGCCTCCACCAGCTGAGAAGGCCCCTGCAGATGAGACCTCTGATGAAGTTCAGTCTCCACCAGCTGAGACCGCTCCTGAAGTTCAGCCTCCACCAGCTGAGAAAGCCCCTGCAGAAGAGGCCCCAGATGAAGTTCAGCCTCCACCATCTGAGAAGGCCCCTGCAGATGAGACCTCTGATGAAGTTCAGCCTCCACCAGCTGAGAAAGCCCCTGCAGAAGAGGCACCAGATGAAGTTCAGCCTCCACCAGCTGAGACCTCCCCTGAAATTCAGCCTCCACCATCTGAGAAGGCCCCTGCAGATGAGCCCTCTGATGAAATTCAGCATGCACCAGCTGAGACCTCTCCTGAAGTTGAGCCTCCTTCAGCTGAGGAGGTCCCTGCAGAAGAGGCCCCAATTGACGTTCAGTCTCCACCAGCTGAGACCTCTCCTGAAGTTCATTCTCCACTACTTGAGGAGGCCCCTGTAGAAGAGGCCGCAGTTGAAATTTGTTCTACACCACCTGAGGAGGCTCCTAAAGAAGATACCTCAGCTAGAGTTTGGTCTGAACCCGCTGGGGTAGCTCTTGTTGAACCTCAGCATCCATCAGCTGAAGAAACGACTTTAGAAATGGTCCCTGTTGACAAACAGTTTCCAGCAGCTGAAGAGGACTTTTTTACACAAATTTCTGTAGAAGATGTCCTTGCTGAAGTTCAGCCTCCACCATCTGAACACACTGCTGCAGATGAGCCTTTGGTAGACCATATGTCTACTGAATATCAACATCTCCAGACAGCAGATGTCCCAGTGGTAAAATTAGAATCACTGGTTTTGGAAGATCAGCAAAAACCTGAAGAGCCTTTGGAACTAGATCCTGTCCCTGAAGATTTGTCTAATATCAAGAAAGAACAGGCTCCTGCCTTTGAAATAGAGGGTGTCTttcatatagaaataaaatag
- the FSCB gene encoding fibrous sheath CABYR-binding protein isoform X30 gives MEESDEPDQPISAGRQEIRKRRRLSQSMVDKSQQTEVTEKKKHLPISQSSGPKSTVSIGNIPGSKVNYESLRVSSQLQQTWTKRKHVQDMTDKSLQTEAIVEEKKEEIRSVGETVVPEEKPAAVGAAVPEFPETVQEVEIPPSRHSIQLKIDRSQQTSCTGDWSMMNIPQKEKVDKEQQTYFSETEIVVIGQPDSSFSKSNEVVQKSESSGKLFISEYPELLPSTSRDEEIRRISISKFLFSQQSKKGSLELSEDEQYVLGDVSPTAEEIFAEVQSLPDETTAENFPTEPQPPPIEEAPTEEGLATIEPTLSEEALSEGPPVEVQSPKVEEAPVEVQIFPAEEISTEEAPAKVESIPAKEAFLEEVYPEVQLTTAEEPPMRETEEFQPLLAETSPEVQPPPAEKAPAEEASDEVQPPLAETSPEVQLPPSEKAPADETSDEVQPPPAETSSEVQPPPAEKAPAEEASDKVQPPPAEKAPADETSDEVQSPPAETAPEVQPPPAEKAPAEEAPDEFQPPPAEKAPAEEAPDEVQPPPSEKAPADETSDEVQPPPAEKAPAEEAPDEVQPPPAETSPEIQPPPSEKAPADEPSDEIQHAPAETSPEVEPPSAEEVPAEEAPIDVQSPPAETSPEVHSPLLEEAPVEEAAVEICSTPPEEAPKEDTSARVWSEPAGVALVEPQHPSAEETTLEMVPVDKQFPAAEEDFFTQISVEDVLAEVQPPPSEHTAADEPLVDHMSTEYQHLQTADVPVVKLESLVLEDQQKPEEPLELDPVPEDLSNIKKEQAPAFEIEGVFHIEIK, from the exons atggaagagagTGATGAACCTGATCAGCCCATCTCAGCAGGGAGGCAAGAAATTCGAAAAAGAAGACGACTCAGCCAATCAATGGTAGACAAATCCCAGCAGACTGAagtaacagagaaaaagaaacacttgcCTATATCACAATCATCTGGTCCTAAATCTACCGTTAGTATTGGTAATATTCCTGGAAGCAAAGTCAATTATGAGTCTCTCAGAGTATCTTCTCAACTTCAGCAAACTTGGACAAAGAGAAAGCATGTACAGGATATGACTGATAAATCTCTGCAAACAGAGGCTattgtagaagagaaaaaagaagaaatcagatcAGTCGGTGAAACAGTGGTACCTGAAGAAAAGCCAGCTGCTGTTGGAGCAGCAGTCCCTGAATTTCCAGAGACTGTTCAGGAAGTAGAAATTCCACCAAGCAGACATTCAATTCAACTAAAAATAGACAGATCTCAGCAGACCAGTTGTACTGGAGACTGGTCAATGATGAACattcctcaaaaagaaaaagtggacAAGGAACAGCAGACATACTTTAGTGAAACAGAAATAGTAGTTATTGGCCAACCAGATAGCTCTTTCTCAAAGTCAAATGAAGTTGTGCAAAAAAGTGAATCCTCAGGGAAGCTTTTCATTAGTGAATATCCTGAATTGCTACCCTCAACAAgtagagatgaagaaattagGCGGATAAGTATTAGCAAATTTCTATTTagtcaacaaagcaaaaaaggtTCTTTGGAACTTTCAGAAGATGAGCAATATGTTCTAGGTGATGTGTCTCCTACAGCAGAAGAGATCTTTGCTGAAGTCCAATCTCTGCCAGATGAGACTACTGCTGAAAACTTCCCTACTGAACCTCAGCCTCCACCAATTGAAGAGGCTCCTACAGAAGAGGGCCTTGCTACAATAGAGCCCACCCTAAGTGAAGAGGCTCTTTCAGAAGGGCCTCCTGTTGAAGTTCAGTCTCCAAAAGTTGAAGAAGCTCCTGTTGAAGTACAGATTTTCCCAGCTGAAGAGATTTCTACAGAAGAGGCCCCTGCTAAAGTAGAGTCTATCCCTGCTAAAGAGGCTTTCTTAGAAGAGGTTTATCCTGAAGTTCAGCTTACAACAGCTGAAGAGCCTCCTATGCGAGAGACTGAAGAATTTCAGCCTCTACTGGCTGAGACCTCCCCTGAAGTTCAGCCTCCACCAGCTGAGAAGGCCCCTGCAGAAGAGGCCTCAGATGAAGTTCAGCCTCCACTGGCTGAGACCTCCCCTGAGGTTCAGCTTCCACCATCTGAGAAGGCCCCTGCAGATGAGACCTCTGATGAAGTTCAGCCCCCACCAGCTGAGACCTCTTCTGAAGTTCAGCCTCCACCAGCTGAGAAAGCCCCTGCAGAAGAGGCCTCAGATAAAGTTCAGCCTCCACCAGCTGAGAAGGCCCCTGCAGATGAGACCTCTGATGAAGTTCAGTCTCCACCAGCTGAGACCGCTCCTGAAGTTCAGCCTCCACCAGCTGAGAAAGCCCCTGCAGAAGAGGCCCCAGATGAATTTCAGC CTCCACCAGCTGAGAAAGCCCCTGCAGAAGAGGCCCCAGATGAAGTTCAGCCTCCACCATCTGAGAAGGCCCCTGCAGATGAGACCTCTGATGAAGTTCAGCCTCCACCAGCTGAGAAAGCCCCTGCAGAAGAGGCACCAGATGAAGTTCAGCCTCCACCAGCTGAGACCTCCCCTGAAATTCAGCCTCCACCATCTGAGAAGGCCCCTGCAGATGAGCCCTCTGATGAAATTCAGCATGCACCAGCTGAGACCTCTCCTGAAGTTGAGCCTCCTTCAGCTGAGGAGGTCCCTGCAGAAGAGGCCCCAATTGACGTTCAGTCTCCACCAGCTGAGACCTCTCCTGAAGTTCATTCTCCACTACTTGAGGAGGCCCCTGTAGAAGAGGCCGCAGTTGAAATTTGTTCTACACCACCTGAGGAGGCTCCTAAAGAAGATACCTCAGCTAGAGTTTGGTCTGAACCCGCTGGGGTAGCTCTTGTTGAACCTCAGCATCCATCAGCTGAAGAAACGACTTTAGAAATGGTCCCTGTTGACAAACAGTTTCCAGCAGCTGAAGAGGACTTTTTTACACAAATTTCTGTAGAAGATGTCCTTGCTGAAGTTCAGCCTCCACCATCTGAACACACTGCTGCAGATGAGCCTTTGGTAGACCATATGTCTACTGAATATCAACATCTCCAGACAGCAGATGTCCCAGTGGTAAAATTAGAATCACTGGTTTTGGAAGATCAGCAAAAACCTGAAGAGCCTTTGGAACTAGATCCTGTCCCTGAAGATTTGTCTAATATCAAGAAAGAACAGGCTCCTGCCTTTGAAATAGAGGGTGTCTttcatatagaaataaaatag